DNA from Electrophorus electricus isolate fEleEle1 chromosome 5, fEleEle1.pri, whole genome shotgun sequence:
ctttctttctttctttctttctttgacctCTTTACTGTTCTGCTCTGACTGCTGAGTGTCTTTAAAATGTCAGGTGACTAAGATAAATTCCCTCCTCCCTTTTTGTATCGATATGCTGAGGAAGCATGTTTCATACACCACACAGTTAAAGGGCGCCGGTGAAAAGGTGATCCCCGTACATTGAtgctggagggtgtgtgtgttattagttagggttttggtttttgaaattaaaatgatcataTCTGACCTTTCCAGTACAAGAGAACAAGTGAATAATGATAGTCAGCAATAATGAAGTAGTAATTTCAGACTAATAAAACACCTAAATACATTTCATAATCAATCAGTCTCACAGACAGGGGCTTTTATTTGTTAATAGAAggtgttaaaaacaaattaattaagtGTAACCTTATCACCCAGCCCAAGATATGCATAGGTATCTAAGCACATGCGCAGTACATAATCGTTAGCTATTAGCATATTATATATCACAGTATAATATAACAAAGAGGCATGTGTATGTAACTGAAGCATTCTCATCCCTAGCCCAAACTCATATAGTCACGTGATCGAGTCCAGCTCGGTTACTGCGTAAATTCCCCTAAACTGTACCCAGCTTTATGATTATTGATATAATAGGCTACAAATttacacattaacattaaaacaggGGTTTCTGAGGAACGCCTCTACTACAATAACAAAGTAGATATGGTCTTAACCTCTACTTTTAATGAACTTTTATTGTGAATCTGTTCGATTTTGATCTCAGACCTACAGCTCAGTGCAACAGACGGAACTTGTTTCACCCGTGGGTAAAAGAACAAAGAGCAAGTCTGTAAGAGACCACAGGTCCAACCCGCCACCCACCCCATCCCCGCTCTGTGTCGGCAACCAACCACCCACCCCATCCCCGGTCTGTGTGGACAACCAGGGACCCACCCCATCACCCGGGCTGTGTGAACGGTCATGCATGCAGCCTAACTGAAGCAAAATAGCTCCTGAAAATATATGGCTTGGCTTTTTATTCCGCACACTCCGCTGCCCTGATTCACGTTTGCGAAAAGCCCGCATAGCCCAAACGGAGGGGGAACAAACGCTCTCTCCTTCCTGACGTAGCGTCCTGCCCGTCACATGCGACGCTGATGTGTCGGACGCTGCACTGAAGCTGGCAACCTGAAAAAAATTCTGATTTTATTCTGAAACCTCAGATGGGAATAACGACAATACTACACGAAGTCGGTGTAAGTAGAAATCATTTTCGGTGTTCAACGCTTATAGACACAAAGGGCATTGCCGTAAGTCACTGGGCGTATGATGTACTTGTACAAAGATCGTAACATTGCGGACCATTTTAAACCAGTGTTGTTTCTGTCACTGCGATATTGATGTTTAAATGCCACTTTAGGCTCCCGGAGATTATGTCATGAGATTGTCGAAGGCAAATGCAcgcattgttttttttaattaattcacgACCATTTGATGAAGCTGACTTACACTGACGATAACACATGCCTGTTTAACGTTTTGTAATCATTAGGCCTTCCTTTACGTTGGTCAGTTAATTTGGCCATCTTTGCTATAGTCGGTCTAACGTGTGTCCGTGTCATAAAAGGCACCGAGACACCAGCCATGCTAGGCCGTAGCGGTGACGCCAGCGACGATGAGCCGTTTGCCCGTAAATAGCTTACGGCAGAGCTGATGAGCAAAGGTGCATAAATGCATTGTTTGCGGGTTGTGATTTATTTTGGTACCATATTCGATGACGCTGCGTTTTATTTCCCATGTATTGCGCATTCATAAGAGCTGCGCGTCTCGAGTTTATATGACACGCATAGGGTGCGCTGCTGTAATGTCAAATACATCGCGATGTGTTTGCGTTATGAGAAAGCGCGGCCTTCCGTTGGTTCAACCAGCCTGTGCACATAGAGCTTTGTTAATATGATCGGGACTAACATTCAGCCTAACAAGCCTGTCAACGACCTGTCAAAATGAGAACAGCCGTTGTTCATtaaaaaacactaataaaaatatatacgcTATCGCGTTATCAACGTTAGCCGAGTGCGTGATCTGCAGAAGAGCAGAATGGATTATCCAGTTAACGTGATCTAGTAATCTTGTAAGAGTATGCTTTCGGCTCATTTAACCAATGTGTCTGTTTAACTGTGTATAGTAGCCGCTCAGATGGAGGCTCGTTTCCCGACATGTTGGTGCTTGGATATAGCCAAAGGGAGGAGCGACTTTTTGGCCAGCCACCGAGTGCACCGTTTATTCTCCCGTTACATAACCGGCATATTTTCCTGTCAACCTGTCTTGCTTAGAGCTTCAGCCTTTTTTGACTAAACAAAAGCAATCTTCGTTTGGTTAGCTAAATAATGCGCGACACAGGACGCTTTAACATTTGAATACGGTAATACTGTATTTTAGATTTTCTTGTATAGGCTATGTAGTGAATAGATTCTGACTGCTTATTAGTtctataaacaaatatattactTTGGTAGGAAAGATTACTGtatgaataaacatttaattatttgtcaGGACTAAGAATAGCTGCGTtttagctggtgtgtgtgtgtgttccttcaAGCTGGTTTGGGCTCTACCATATGTTTACCTTGGTGTGGGATTCACTGGCCCTAGTCTAAACAGAGCGGGTGTTTAAAGTCCAGTCAGAGCAGGGTGTCTCTTTAATTGTCCCTAACTCTATGAATCTCTGTGAACAACAAACTGGTAAAGACCCACTAGCGGTTCTGAGCTCTGATTCTTTTTCTAGGAGTTCCAGTAGTCATTGGATAACACGGTAACCCACATTTTACTAAATTTCAGTGTATTTGTCCAAGTGCAGACTGCTTGTTTCTCACACTGCACTGTCATTCTAGAGGCCTACACAGGCTAGTGGCTTCTCCACTCCAGCGGGACAGTAACAGCGTTGTGCTGAGAATGGTCCAACACCTGAATGACCTCCAGTCGGCAGTGGTCCTGTGACTGATGGGTCAGCGGGAGGACGATAAACCCAACGTCCTGACTGTTGGCCTGCGCTCCGAATGCTTCCATAGGAAGGAGGTCATTGTGGAGGAGGCCAGTGAGGGTTGGTCCAAGggtcaaggttagggttagggtcagggtcagggtgaGGGTCAAAGTTTTAATAGAGTGACTTTAGTGAGCTGAGCAGTGGGAAGAGGTATGCAGACTGATCTCTGCATCAGACTGAGGCTGCCCGAGGGTGAGACACATCTTCTCTTCCACCAAAGATCTCAGCTCTCTGTGGAGGCTTAACAGCTCCAATTTCCACATCACACTTTCGCTGTTGTGCAGAAATACAAGACACGGCACCTAACAGGAATTAGCTATTCAGTGCAGTGAGAGGACATATAGGTggagttcagtgtgtgtgtgtgtgtgtgtgtgtgtgtgtgtgtgtgtgtgtgtgtgtgtgtctgcttcaacacacatgcagtgacaCTTCTAGACCATGTGAACTAGTAGGGCCCAGCTGTGGCCTGTGGCTCTGTTTTAGGGGCCTgttgttttgtacatttctgCCTTATTGTTCTCCAATTAAGCCATATTAGTCAATGCAATGCAAGCATTCTGTCAATGTTCTATatcatccattttattttattgatttattaatgataGCCTACATCACTGTTCGAATAAAGGCCTATTGACACAAAGTACATTTTTTCACAGACTAAAAACATGCGATTTTTAACACAGTGCAATGTTCTCAAATCTGTTGCattttttataaacatatttttttcaattcttttctctttcataaatgtgtggcaatatgatttttttcaattaaacaaaagtaacaaaaagaaaaatataaacattcacTCTTTTCATTAAGTGATGGAAGCTAGCTAGATAATAGTTTGCAGTTCTTCCTAGGTGTGAACACACTAGATAAACAGAGTGACTATAAACAGGCTACGTGTTAAGAATGTTCTCACCACtatgccatgttttttttttttaacttctatGTTTTTATAGTCAGTGTGTTGCTTTTTATAGCAGGTCTGCTTTGAATAGTACTGAATGCAGGCAGTGGGAAGATGGAACTAGACAACGTAGgctaaaaaaataaaccaaaatagATGTCTAATCAAGGGGTATTTCactatatataataaaacacactTGCCAGATAGGCTGTGCGAAACTACAGCTTGGGGCAAGATCATATCAGCCCATCAAAGCCAATTCCCATTTTCCCTATTAGCTTTAGGGGGTGGTATTGTTCTTAGGTCCAAATAAGTCCAAAATGATCTGCTTCAAGGCATTTCTTACCAGCAAATACTGTGCATGGCAGAAATAGGACAGATTATTCTGATGTTTTGTTCTGATGTTAGTGTAAAGACAGGGAGGGCTTAGTCCCATTAGTCTGTTTAACCTGGGGTGACACGTCAAGTAAGAAGGGTCAGGGATATTTCATCAGAGAGGGGAACATTATCAGGAGGCTGTCTGCACGTGCTCGATCTTCActttcagttacattttttaGCTTTCGGTTATTAGTTATTACTGGATTTTGGTTATAACTGGTCATTAGTGTGAAggtttgattatttatttatatgagtGAAATTATCATATGTTGTAACAGATGGTGGTCTGTATTTAGAAAATAAGCTTGagaagtcataattgtaaaccCTAAGATTGTTTTTCCATCTTGGGTCACAGGGAAAAGAGACACCAAACAATTTTTTTGCTGCATACACTTTCTCTGGAATAATACATCTCACACCAGTCTCCATGTTACCTACAGTTGTGATATCTGCAAAAATTAGAACTACATTCTCAAAGGTGAGAACTTCAGTAGAGTAGCTGTTAATGTGATCTGTAAGCATTGCAGAGTTATAAAAAAGGCAGTGTGGTGGTGATTCAAAGTCAGTATCATTTCCAGATTCACAACCACAACCATTCTCCCTAATGAACCTAAAATGGCTCGCACCTGTGTTACAATTAATGATCGAGCACTGGAAATACATCAGTGTGctttttagttaaaaaaagTACAGTATCATAACAAATAGCTCCAGCGTTGTGGTGTAGAAGGGGTGGGGTTCAAACAGTAAGTTAGGCTGAACTCCACTGGTGTAGTTAATCCATGTTAAACCATATCCTTGGTTACCTGAAAGCTAAGTGTCAGGCTCTTGTGTTGTGTGACTGGAAATCTTGTTTTAtgattttgaatacatttttccagTCCACTTGCTCACAAGATGCTTGCATGTTTAATAGTTTCCAAAATTAGAGACAATAAAAAATCAGTTTTCATTGCCTCTAAAATCTGTCCTATATAAAAATCGGTTTACTGCTTAGTAAATGCTGTACTGAAATCTTGAGATGAGAGATCTCAGTTTGGGTTCTCCAGACCCACTATACCACATAAGGACAATCTCAGATCCACACAAAGGCAAGAGTTCAGCTTACCAGTAGCACACTTTCAGAGAGACCTTTGTGTTCCTGGgccagtgtgtgtctgccatcTTGTACAAAATTACTATTAATATAACTGAAAACACAGCCAGttccaaaatgtaaatttttgGTTTGGCTTTATGTATATCTGGGGTTTTATTATATGATTAATCATTAAActctatctcctctctctcctacacttatttcttctctttcttgtctttattgtgtgcatgtatttgtgtgtttgtgtgtgcgtgtatttgtgttaccaacacacaccaacacacacttgGACCCACAGTATTTCCACTCTCCTGGTTTTCCACTGCGTGGTCAGCactgtctggctctctctcttgATTAGATTGACTAATCAGTGTGCTTCTCATTTTAGCTCTAGGTTTCAGTGCTTAGCTTTTCACTCCAGTTGTGCCAGTGGATACTGGTATTAGTTGTTGTGGTAAGTCAGAATCCCTGGAGTTGTTTAGTGTGATCTTCACCAGTCCATTTGCACAGATGCATGCATTTATGTTGAGtagaaaatgtaatttgtcaGGTTACTTAATTAGTTAAAAGCATCCATATGCTCCTTACTGATACTTATATAACTAGTAGCTATGATGAGTAGAATATTCATATTGCCATAGTTGGAAATGATGCATATTTTGGGAAAAAGCTGAGGTGCAAAACTGAGAgcataaatgaatacataaataaaagcataaattaATACTTAAATAAAAGGTTCTATAAGGCCATTAATGAAGTAAATATGTTTATTCAGTCTAAAGCTAGAGCAGTGTTCAGCCCAGCTAAATTCATAGGGTTATGTGAATCCCTGCTTACAAGTGACCAATGATGCTGGATTGAGCAGGACATGGGGACCAGCAGGATGTGGGGTGAGTGGGACCAGCAGGATGTGGGTACAATTGGGATGCAGGGATCAGCAGGACGTGATTACAGTCGGGACACGGGAACAGTAGGACATAGGAGCGAGTGAGGGATCCTCTTCTCTAATAACCATGGAGTTTGTACCACTGAACTCGGGCCACCACATCATTGGCGTAGTCACCATCCTCAGTGTTGCGGTCCACATCTGTAGAGGTGACCTTTGCAGGGCCGCAGTTATACGCAGCGATTCCGCCTAGAAAAGACAGGGGGTGTGAAACGGGGCCCTCACACCCTCCCCTTTTATGGCCTTCTCTCTGGATTATTTGTAAAGGTTagaattaggattagggttaaagtCTAGACTGGGAGAAAAGCACTGCTGTTAAGTTCAGGGTTTCTGCTCACATAGCGTGCAGTTCTAGGCTCACCTcagttaacattttaaatgtccaCCTTATTATTCAGGTATTGATCTGACagaattttatgtaatttaattattaagTAACTACATTAAATCTCATACGAATGTATGTAGTCACAACAGTAAAGAATGACACTCAGGGTCCACTTGATTGTTCTAATGTTTCAAATGACAGTGTCATCCATATTACCGCTTTGGAGCAATTAGATACATGCATAGGCCTAACAGAACAGAAGCTCTACCTTTATAGCGTTGTTCAGGAGACCAGGAGGGGTTCATGTCCTCGATGAAGTCAGCAAGGAGGCTGCAAGCCTGGGTGATATGTTCCTCACTGTCCTTCCCACCTCTCGGGCTGTTCATCCTGTGGACCTGGGAAAGTATGAGAATTCCAGGTGAGTTATGTCGCACTGTGTCAGTCGTAGCATAGGCTGCAGCAGAATTGCTGAGACATGCCTCGTATACTGTGGCATGTGACTGTGTCAGCCATAGTGTAGGCTGCAGCAAAATAGCCGAGTCATGGCTAGGGGAGCTGAGCAATAACAGATAAGGCATACGTGAAAGTGAAAGTTGCTTCTTATCTTTTATTTCAGTAACTGtaggtaccccccccccctcgatTTGGCCAAGAGTGTCAAATGACTGCAAAGGTGGGGCTCATTGCCTTTATGTTTTATTCAGTACTGAGTACTGATGACATGGATATCAAATCCATGGCCTTACGTAAATGGGGACCAGCTTGACGGCAACCTCAGTCAGGATGAGTTCGATTAATCAGTTAACATTAAGTGCCTTGAGCAATGTTCCTGATCTAATGAATAAACGAGCGAACATATGTGTAAATGATCAAGAAGTATCATTTCGACCTGCATGATCCCGAATGCAGCTCCTTGACTGTTCCATCCGTCCGGCTGTAAGTAGCTCCCCCCTCGGGTCTCTCGGGAGATGATGGCTGCGATGACGGCGGGGTCAATTTGAGTCTTTTGTGCGGCTCTGAGGATGGCGCGACGGTAATGTTTCATCCTGCCTGCATCGTCCTCTGCGAGCGCGTGCGATGCCGGCTTCCCTGTTAAGGGCATTGttaaacaataatatatatatatttttttaataattcgaaattatttaattctattatgagaaataataaattaataacacATAGATTAAGTCCGAGAGAGCATGTGTAGAGCATGATAATTATATTTGAATTAACACAATAAAAGCAAGAACCAAAAAGGGAGCGTGAATGCTTCGAGCCCAATGATCGCTAGTTAGTGGAACTTTTTAGACGGTCCCTTGTTAGTTCGCATTCACGCATTTAGCTTTCTAACGGTGCGTCCGaaaaaaagctgctttgtgcaaCTTGTCAAAGCAAAGCAACCCGCAACCATTTAGTTTACGATTGAAATTGATGCGTTTAGTAATTTACACCTTAATTTCAACGTTGCGGCGTGGTCGGTACGAGAACTTAGGCTGAGGTACACATCTTATATGATTATCCTGCTGATACGACGCGCTAGCTGTGATAGCCATTTAAAAGGCTTAGAGAAAGATTTGATCAAAAGTAAATCCTGAttcaaaatacaacaacaagaataagaataaacacaaaagcGGATTTATATAGactacagaaatgtttttttgttttttttttaattgtatgtgCATTACTGGTCTGGTTTACATTAATGCGACCTCTTTATCTTCTTATCTTTACCCATTAGCTGACTGTTCCAAAGCTGTTTGGAGGTGGTTTCACCAGCGCCAGTGGTCGGAATGTTCTTTATATTAACTCTGAAGGCTGAGTGGGTTTAACAGAAACAGCAATCGTTACTTTTTCATAACAgaaaaactaattaaattagGTGATGTTCACAGATGGAGGCAGAGAGCGGCTTACCCATGTCGATATGAAgtgaatgtttattttcatcGCATGATGCCTATTAAGATCAGTTTCGTTTTCAAGTGGGGTTTAGTTCCCACCCCTTGGACCACTAGTCTCCCCgtaagatagatagatatagataagatagagcttatgtattttgtacttctaggtatcagcattgatccctgtatttctacagtattctagttcattggtatattggactctaacctactgtactgatTAAGATGTATTCTAtaagcaaatgacaaagcacttttgtaagtcgctccggataagagcgtctgccaaatgccaaaaatgtaaatgtaaatgtatcagTTTAGGTCAATTCACTTTGATTAAAGCATTCACTTTGATGCTTTATTAGCGACACATAATTGCACATTTATGTTTCCAAAGCTTTGGTTAGACAGTTAGAGAGAATactaaagaataataaaatatgaaattgaACATTgatgagt
Protein-coding regions in this window:
- the LOC113591844 gene encoding lysozyme g-like, with the protein product MAFRVNIKNIPTTGAGETTSKQLWNSQLMGKPASHALAEDDAGRMKHYRRAILRAAQKTQIDPAVIAAIISRETRGGSYLQPDGWNSQGAAFGIMQVHRMNSPRGGKDSEEHITQACSLLADFIEDMNPSWSPEQRYKGGIAAYNCGPAKVTSTDVDRNTEDGDYANDVVARVQWYKLHGY